Below is a genomic region from Helianthus annuus cultivar XRQ/B chromosome 2, HanXRQr2.0-SUNRISE, whole genome shotgun sequence.
TCAAAAGAGCAAAGGGATACTGTTAGAGAAATAGGGTTTGAGAGCATACTAAAATTCAATCTGCATTCAGTTCCACGCAAATTTGGATATTGGCTGGTAAAAAACTTTGATGCTGAAAATGATGAGATAAATACCGGAGATGAAAAGATTAAGATCACAGCTGAATTTATCCAAAAGGTACTTCAAATACCAAATGGAAAAACAGAGATTAAGGAAAAATTGAGACCAAAAGACACTGATCTTATAATTAAATTCTGGCGCGGTCAATTCAGCAAAGATATATTGAAGAGAATGTATGCGTACAACTTGATTGGTTATTTACAATCAAGAAATGAGCTTGGAAGATTGTTCAAACTAAATTTCTTGGTTATATTTTTTACAATCATGGCAGAGGCAATGCAAAGTAGTAATGTTAATCAAAGATTCTTGCCATCAATGAAAAGTGACAAAAAACCCAGGATTTTAATTGGTGTGAATATATTCTGTCGGTTTTAAGGCGTACAAGAAGACAATGGCCTGGAAATGAGAAGCTCTTCAATGGACCTATTGCATTGTTAGCGGTATGAAATCTGATCTTTCACTATTGCTGCATATTTGCTGAATGCTTGTTTAGGCTGCTTGTTTATATTCATTGTTTGTTTAAAATTTTACTTTATAAAACACAATTTATATTATAAAACCCAATGATctttcatttttgtttctttatattctttatttgttaaaacttcttttctattgtaaaacgcaatatttttgtaaaacgcaatataTTTAAAGTTACAAAACATTAGTTTTGTAAGTTATTTACAATGATTTATACTTTAAAACTCATCAAAGTTTGAATTGATtatatttctaaaacgcaatgattcATACAGATACTATATGCTTACAAAAAACAAGGATTTGACGATGCTGAAAACACTAAAGTGTTCTCTCTTGATAAAATTGACTCTACAACATTACAAGAATTTGAAGATGAATTGGAAATTGTTGCGCAAAATGAGGGGAGATGTATTGTGatggaaaaaaagaaaaaagtcaaaaagactaagcaaaaaaagaaagatgaaaaggatgaattttatgtttatccaACTGAATCCGAGAATGAAAACgaagaaatttttgaaaatgaatctgaagaaaatgatgaagacGATGCTGAAGAACAACCAATCACCTTACTTAAAGCTGCAACAGACTGGATtgatcaagaaaatcaagaaaatgTTCAAAACAGCCCAAATAAAACCAACGAAACTGAGAAAACACCAACAGAAAGTGGAGGTTCATGGGGGCAATTCTTCATTAAACCATCAATAGgaaataaagataaaatgtggGTAGACAGTCAAAGCCGACTGCGTAATTTCATGCCATCACAAAATCAAAGTGAAGGTCTTTCTGACATTCATTCAACAAAAACTGGCGATGAAAATGTGAAGAACATTGAAGATaaaaaatcaaatgaagaatATCTTGTGAATGTTTTGGATGATCATATAAAAGGATTTgaagaaatttttgaaaaaatccaATCACGTGTAGATGAGATTGTCGAAGAATATCCAAACAGTGAGGCTCTTCATAACAAAGTAAACGAATGGGTGTCATTGATTGAAAAATTAAACCATCAAGCAAAAAAGCACAAGAAAGTTGATATTGATTCAAATACAATGGAAACACCATCAAGATTCCTAAATTTGAGCCAAAATGATGAAACTGAAAATCAAATCATTTCAACTCCATTGATTATAAAacgcaatgatgatgatgatgcaaaaCGCAATGAGTGTAACACAGCTGTAGTCCAGTCCTCCATTCCAGAAAAAAACAGTAACAATGACCCTGCATCTATTCTGCAAACCCACATGGAAAAACCTTCAATGGAACAATCATCATTTGGCGAAGAAACTCCATCATTAATGTTGGAGATGATCAAAAGgacagatgaagaagaaaaaaaatcaaatcaaaagaaAATTCAGGATAATGAGGTACAAAccgaaattcaagcggaatctaaAAATAGATCAATCGAAAAAGAAGTTCAAATTACTGGAATACAAACAATGTTTGAGAGAATTGAAGAACAGGATAATACTGAAAAGCAAATCAGTGATCTAATTCAAAACACTTCATTCCTCAACCCACAAGAAGATCCGTATAAAACACCTGCAAAATCAGTTCATCAAGAGCAAACAACAACAGATATAAGCAAAACAAAC
It encodes:
- the LOC118485434 gene encoding uncharacterized protein LOC118485434, with translation MASSRDNLKVYIRVTQKKSVAENPKSSKKQKTSSAEENIDEQENISRKSPMKQQRTRKRKDISDNVKKQEEKQKRRRKKVVIESSEETVSDSNDKKSSRAIVLHTSEQQVNSDDDFVDPQPRVNPIKNQKKEKAESKPKRSQRKDKTKEQPEQQPYYDYDGKKINIRCAVNNLKDYIESLSKEQRDTVREIGFESILKFNLHSVPRKFGYWLVKNFDAENDEINTGDEKIKITAEFIQKVLQIPNGKTEIKEKLRPKDTDLIIKFWRGQFSKDILKRMRTRRQWPGNEKLFNGPIALLAILYAYKKQGFDDAENTKVFSLDKIDSTTLQEFEDELEIVAQNEGRCINENEEIFENESEENDEDDAEEQPITLLKAATDWIDQENQENVQNSPNKTNETEKTPTESGGSWGQFFIKPSIGNKDKMWVDSQSRLRNFMPSQNQSEGLSDIHSTKTGDENVKNIEDKKSNEEYLVNVLDDHIKGFEEIFEKIQSRVDEIVEEYPNSEALHNKVNEWVSLIEKLNHQAKKHKKVDIDSNTMETPSRFLNLSQNDETENQIISTPLIIKRNDDDDAKRNECNTAVVQSSIPEKNSNNDPASILQTHMEKPSMEQSSFGEETPSLMLEMIKRTDEEEKKSNQKKIQDNEVQTEIQAESKNRSIEKEVQITGIQTMFERIEEQDNTEKQISDLIQNTSFLNPQEDPDTLFEIKEHVFLYRYAVETMRPGLEITGEVINCWSYILNEEEKRRSKDNKTPRFFCTIRMLHFFVISFNLEENQIFIIDNSAKEETNEAKYGDVPENTRNALAAYLKSVGHEKADDIKKITPVRMQMKWRTQYNGIDCGIFTMRHMECYHGEPVEKWDCGFNVEYEEPARGKNKKQVNKQTAQLEDLRRKFIAKILLHEINEQRNYVIEDSKKFRDLSAKLKKQSYDTSLDRIKDRLSNAGLL